GCCCGGCCAGTCCCCTGCCCGGGCGGAACAAAACCCTCTCAGAGGGGCATAAATGCGATCTGTGCCCCAAAAATCGAACCTATCTATTTACCCTACCCAATGGCAGATCGTGAAAAACGATTCTAAGCCCTTGTTTTTTTGTGTCTCTGTGGGCTCACTTCAGCAGCATGAGCCTGATTGTGGCCACAGTGCTTTCTCCTGCGCTCGCAATGTGGGCAAAATAAATGCCCGACGCGACGCGGCGACCACCGTCGTCTCTCGCATCCCACCTCACCCGGTAGGTGCCGGCGGCGTGATCGCGGGAGACTACTTCGCGCACGCGCTGACCCATAATATTGTAAATCGAGATAGAGACATGCCCACCGCCAGAGGTGTAGGAAATCGTGGTCTCTGGGTTGAATGGGTTGGGGTAGGCTACAGCAGTAGATTTTCCAAGCCAGTTGACAATCTGTGTGTATGCCAGCTTGTTCTGAAAGACCGTTTTTTCGTCATTGTCTGTGACAAGAACTGCCCGCATTCTCCCGCTGGATGGCACCCCATAAACCCTGACCACTTGTGTTTCTACTTCGACAACGCTGTCTCCTGGAGCCATAGCGAAAACAACAAGGGTGGGGTCTAAGGAGAAT
The Gemmatimonadota bacterium genome window above contains:
- a CDS encoding T9SS type A sorting domain-containing protein, coding for MAPGDSVVEVETQVVRVYGVPSSGRMRAVLVTDNDEKTVFQNKLAYTQIVNWLGKSTAVAYPNPFNPETTISYTSGGGHVSISIYNIMGQRVREVVSRDHAAGTYRVRWDARDDGGRRVASGIYFAHIASAGESTVATIRLMLLK